The following is a genomic window from Opitutus sp. GAS368.
GGTCATCGTCGGCGGCGTGAAGCTGCACGCGAAGCAGGGCCCGGCCGCCGACCTGAGGCAGATGCTCGACACGCTGTTCAACCACCCCAACACCGCGCCGTTCATCTGCCGCCAGCTGATCCAGCGCCTCGTCACGAGCAACCCGAGCCCGGGCTACATCTACCGGGTGTCCCAGGTGTTTGCGAAGAACGGCCACGGCGAACGCGGCGACCTCGGCGCCGTCATCCGGGCCATCCTCCTCGATTACGAGGCCCGTTCGCCGGACGTCACCGGCAACCTCGGCTATGGCAAGATGAAGGAGCCCCTGCTCCAGGCCACGGCACTGCTGCGCGCTTTCCAAGCCTCGGCCGCCAACGGTCGCTATTATTATCCGAATCCCGAGGGCCCGTTCGGCCAGGCCCCGCTGCGCTCACCCACGGTCTTCAACTTCTTCGAGCCGGACTACGTGCTGCCGGGTCCGCTCGCCGCCGCCGGCCTGCACGCGCCGGAATACCAGATCCTCACGGCCTCGACCGGCATCACCATCCCCAACCAGCTCCGCAACTTTGTCTACGCCACCGCCGCCAACGGCCCGGGCGCCCTCGTGCTGAAACTCGACCCGCTGGCCGCCCTCGCCAAGACCCCGGAGGCTCTCGTCGACTATCTCGACCTCGTCTTCTGCGCGGCTTCCCTTTCACCCAAGGCCCGGGCCATCGTGCTCGACAAGCTCACCCAGCTGCCGCCCACGACCAGCGACCTCGACCTCGCGCGCAGCGCGCTGGACCTGATCGTCTCTTCCCCCGACGCCGCCATCCAACATTGAGCCCGCCATGAACTCACCCGCCGACCATGCCATGACCCGGCGCCGTTTCCTCGGCGCCTGCTGCGCCGCGGTCGGCGCCACCGGCCTGCTGTCCACCCTCGCCCAGCTCCGCCTCATCGGCGCCACCGTCGAGACCGGCCCCGTCCTGCCGCCCGGCAGCCCGTCCGACTACAAGGCCCTTGTCTGCCTGTTCCTCGCCGGCGGCAACGACGCAAACAACCTCCTCATCCCGTGCGACGCGGCCGGCTACGCCGCCTACGCGCAGGGCCGCGGCGGGCTCGCGCTGCCGCCGGACGGCCTGCTGCGGCTCAAGCCGCGCCGGTCCGACGGCCGCGACTTCGCCCTGCACCCCGCCACGCCCGAGCTGCGCGACCTTTTCGCACAGGGCCGCCTCGCCCTGCTGGCCAACGTCGGCACCCTCGTCGTGCCGACCACCAAGGCCCAGTTCGAGGCCAGGTCGGTGCCGCTGCCCAACGCGCTGTTCTCCCACAACGACCAGCAGGTGCAGTGGCAGAGCAGCATCCCCGACAGCAAGCTGTTCACCACCGGCTGGGGCGGACGCCTCGCCGACCTCACCAACGCCTTCAACGACAACCACGCGATCTCGATGTCCATCAGCCTGGCCGGCCAGAACTCGTTCCAGGTCGGCCGGACCGTCGCCCAATTCGCCGTGAGCCCGAACGGCGCCGTGCAACCCAACGCCACCGGCGGTCCGCTCGGCGCGCTGCGCGCGGAAGGCCGGCGCGAGCTGCTGCAGACGGAGGACCGCAACCTGTTCGAAACCGCCTTCGCCGGCCTCACCAACGACGCCGTGGCCGACAGCGCGCTGCTGGCGTCCGTGCTCGGCAAGGAAGCGCCCTTCAAGACCGAGTTTCCCAAGTCCGGCCTCGGCCAGCAGCTCCGCATGATCGCCCGGCTCGCCGCCAGCGCCCCGAGCCTCGGCCTGCGCCGCCAGGTCTTCTTCGCCCGCATCGGCGGCTGGGACCTGCACGACCACCAGGTCGTCGCCGGCGCCACCGCGACCGGCGCCCACGCCAAGCTCCTCGCCGACGTCAGCCAGAGCCTCGCGGCCTTCGCCCGCGCCACCGACGAGCTCGGTCTCGGCGACCGCATCACGACGTTCACCGCCTCCGACTTCGGCCGCACCTGGACGACGAACGGCGACGGCTCCGACCATGGCTGGGGCTCGCACCACCTCATCATGGGCGGCGCGGTCAAGGGCGGCGACATCTACGGGCGCATGCCGGACTTCTCGCTCAAGGGCCCGGACGACACCGGCCGCGGCCGCTGGATCCCGAGCACCAGCGTCGACGAATACAACGCCACGCTCGCGACCTGGTTCGGCGTCAAGGACACCGACCTGCCGCTCGTGCTGCCCAACCTCGGCCGGTTCGCCAACCCGAACCTCGGATTCATGGGTTGAGGCCCGGCGGACGGCGCAAAAAAACCGCCGGAGGAGCGGCGGTTTGACGATGGAACGGAAGCTGAGGTGACGGCTCAGTCGATCGACTTGGACTTATACTCCTTGTGCCCCTCTTTCTGCATGGCGCCGAGCGCCTGCACGAGCTTCACGGCCTCGTCGTTCTGGCCGGCCTTGAGGGCGGCCTCGAGCTTGTCGATGCCCGCCAGGAAATCCTTCATCTTGGCCTTGAAGCCCTCGAGCATCTTGGCGCGATCCGCCTCGGGAATCTCCGTGAGCTTGAGCGGCTCGAGCTTGGAGCCCGCCGTGGCGTATTCCCGCATGGTCGCGACCAGCTGGAGCGACTCGGCGTTCTTCGTCGCGTCGGCGGCCTGCTTCTTGAGCTTGCGGTAGGCCGCGTTCATCTTGTCCATCTTCTTAGTCAGCTCGGTATCCTCCTTCTTCTCCTTGGCGGGGGCCGCCGGGGCCGCGTCGGCCGCAAACGCGACCGAGCCGGCGAAGATGACAGAGAGGACGACAAGCAGACGTGGCAGTGATTTCATGAGTGAGATTAGCAGACGGATAGGTGAAGGTTCGGGTTACGAAAGTCGATAGCGGGTTGCGCCTTAACGGGACTGGATGTCATCGGCCAGGTCCTCGGCCCACTTGGCGAGGAGTGC
Proteins encoded in this region:
- a CDS encoding DUF1501 domain-containing protein → MNSPADHAMTRRRFLGACCAAVGATGLLSTLAQLRLIGATVETGPVLPPGSPSDYKALVCLFLAGGNDANNLLIPCDAAGYAAYAQGRGGLALPPDGLLRLKPRRSDGRDFALHPATPELRDLFAQGRLALLANVGTLVVPTTKAQFEARSVPLPNALFSHNDQQVQWQSSIPDSKLFTTGWGGRLADLTNAFNDNHAISMSISLAGQNSFQVGRTVAQFAVSPNGAVQPNATGGPLGALRAEGRRELLQTEDRNLFETAFAGLTNDAVADSALLASVLGKEAPFKTEFPKSGLGQQLRMIARLAASAPSLGLRRQVFFARIGGWDLHDHQVVAGATATGAHAKLLADVSQSLAAFARATDELGLGDRITTFTASDFGRTWTTNGDGSDHGWGSHHLIMGGAVKGGDIYGRMPDFSLKGPDDTGRGRWIPSTSVDEYNATLATWFGVKDTDLPLVLPNLGRFANPNLGFMG
- a CDS encoding cytochrome b562 yields the protein MKSLPRLLVVLSVIFAGSVAFAADAAPAAPAKEKKEDTELTKKMDKMNAAYRKLKKQAADATKNAESLQLVATMREYATAGSKLEPLKLTEIPEADRAKMLEGFKAKMKDFLAGIDKLEAALKAGQNDEAVKLVQALGAMQKEGHKEYKSKSID